The following proteins are co-located in the Chryseobacterium scophthalmum genome:
- a CDS encoding heme ABC transporter ATP-binding protein produces MIKAQQISYKHKEFHILNDVDVSLGFGEFLAIVGPNGAGKSSLLSVLANEVKTNHQILFKDKNIRDWKVAELSKHKAKFSQHNSNDIPLEVKDVVMMGRYPYFDAQPKKEDHEAMNKMMYETDVYHLKDREYNTLSGGEKQRVHLSRVLAQLNNEITQKLVFLDEPLNNLDIKHQYKALEIIKNFTKHENSAVVVLHDLNLAAQYADKILLMKSGQVAAYGTPEEVFTVENISEAYNFPCTICDHPITNNPMIIFG; encoded by the coding sequence ATGATAAAAGCTCAGCAAATAAGTTATAAACATAAAGAATTTCATATTCTAAATGATGTGGATGTTTCTTTGGGCTTTGGCGAATTTTTAGCAATCGTTGGTCCAAACGGAGCGGGGAAATCAAGTCTACTGAGTGTTTTGGCAAATGAAGTGAAAACTAATCATCAAATCTTATTTAAAGATAAAAATATCAGAGACTGGAAAGTTGCCGAACTTTCCAAACATAAAGCTAAATTTTCTCAGCACAACTCCAACGATATTCCTTTGGAAGTAAAAGATGTTGTGATGATGGGACGTTACCCGTATTTCGATGCTCAACCCAAAAAGGAAGATCATGAAGCGATGAACAAAATGATGTATGAAACCGATGTTTATCATTTGAAAGACAGAGAATACAATACTTTATCGGGTGGAGAAAAACAAAGGGTGCATTTATCGAGAGTTTTAGCTCAATTGAATAATGAGATCACTCAAAAATTAGTTTTTTTGGATGAGCCTCTGAATAATTTAGATATAAAACATCAGTATAAAGCTTTAGAGATCATTAAAAATTTCACAAAGCATGAAAATTCTGCAGTGGTTGTGTTGCACGATTTGAATCTTGCCGCTCAGTACGCAGATAAAATTTTATTGATGAAATCAGGACAGGTTGCAGCATATGGTACTCCGGAAGAAGTTTTTACGGTCGAAAATATCAGCGAAGCTTACAATTTTCCATGTACTATCTGCGATCATCCGATTACTAATAACCCAATGATTATTTTCGGATAA
- a CDS encoding class I SAM-dependent methyltransferase: MEQKDLKILAQNLANPQGEKGIQIGEMMNETNIGMTLESIKTLLIEDDEHILEIGHGNAAHVKSLLSLAQNIKYTGIDISETMHLEAKRLNETFKNQAEFVLYEGTKLPFEDKTFDKIFTVNTVYFWENPVEYLNEIYRVLKKNGTFVLTFGQRDFMETLPFTQFDFTLYNSDEMEETVSKSLFKRMKISEKEEEIKSKTGDELIKRNYTVLTIKK, from the coding sequence ATGGAACAAAAAGATTTAAAAATATTAGCACAAAACCTTGCCAATCCGCAAGGCGAAAAAGGTATTCAGATTGGGGAAATGATGAATGAAACCAACATCGGAATGACGTTGGAAAGCATCAAAACTCTTTTAATTGAAGATGATGAGCATATTCTTGAAATTGGTCACGGAAATGCAGCTCACGTAAAAAGTCTTTTAAGTTTAGCTCAAAACATAAAATATACAGGAATTGATATTTCTGAAACGATGCATCTTGAAGCTAAAAGATTAAATGAAACATTTAAAAATCAGGCAGAATTTGTTTTGTATGAAGGAACGAAACTGCCTTTTGAAGATAAGACCTTCGATAAAATATTCACAGTAAATACGGTTTACTTCTGGGAAAATCCGGTAGAATATTTAAATGAAATCTACAGAGTTTTAAAAAAGAACGGAACATTTGTTCTTACTTTCGGGCAGAGAGATTTCATGGAAACTCTACCTTTTACTCAATTCGATTTTACCCTTTACAATTCGGATGAAATGGAAGAAACGGTTTCTAAAAGTCTTTTTAAAAGAATGAAAATTTCTGAAAAAGAAGAAGAAATAAAAAGCAAAACCGGAGACGAATTAATCAAAAGAAATTACACAGTTTTAACCATAAAAAAATAA